One part of the Paroedura picta isolate Pp20150507F chromosome 5, Ppicta_v3.0, whole genome shotgun sequence genome encodes these proteins:
- the LOC143837732 gene encoding phospholipase A and acyltransferase 4-like: MAGFFNSIVDAVQGITQDVDHVFRNKAVPKPGDMMQFQMAGFQHWGIYVGDEMVVHFALPAVSYFPLKYAVRKEKVEAIPGVLAFAPYNKFDNAYKPLPPERVVKRANHMVGKVMRYDVAKANCEHFATMMRYNIPISGQAERFSFEVDPDFVKELKGYLAEIKEK, encoded by the exons ATGGCTGGCTTTTTCAACTCAATTGTG GATGCCGTTCAGGGTATAACACAGGATGTAGATCATGTATTTCGGAACAAAGCTGTGCCCAAGCCTGGGGACATGATGCAATTTCAGATGGCAGGATTCCAGCACTGGGGAATCTACGTGGGAGATGAAATGGTAGTCCATTTTGCATTGCCAG CTGTCAGCTACTTTCCACTAAAATATGCAGTCCGAAAAGAAAAAGTGGAGGCCATCCCAGGGGTCCTGGCTTTTGCTCCATACAATAAGTTTGACAATGCCTATAAACCATTGCCTCCGGAACGTGTGGTAAAAAGAGCAAACCACATGGTGGGCAAGGTCATGAGATATGATGTGGCCAAGGCTAACTGCGAACACTTTGCCACAATGATGAGGTACAACATTCCTATATCAGGGCAG GCAGAGAGATTTAGTTTTGAGGTGGATCCAGATTTTGTGAAAGAGCTCAAAGGATATCTGGCTGAAATCAAAGAGAAATAG
- the MED21 gene encoding mediator of RNA polymerase II transcription subunit 21: MADRLTQLQDAVNSLADQFCNAIGVLQQCAPPASFSNIQTAINKDQQTNPTEEYAQLFAALIARTAKDIDVLIDSLPSEESTATLQAASLYRLEEENHEAAARLEEVVYRGDLLLEKIQSALADIAQSQLKTRSSSHSQPGPD, translated from the exons ATGGCCGATCGCCTCACGCAGCTCCAGGACGCCGTGAATTcg CTTGCAGATCAGTTTTGTAATGCGATCGGAGTCTTGCAGCAGTGTGCCCCGCCTGCGTCCTTTAGCAACATACAAACCGCAATAAACAAAGACCAACAAACGAATCCCACCGAAG AATATGCCCAGCTGTTTGCTGCCTTGATTGCCAGGACTGCTAAGGATATCGATGTTTTAATAGATTCCTTGCCTAGTGAAGAATCCACAGCTACGTTACAG GCTGCCAGTCTGTATCGCTTGGAGGAAGAGAACCACGAGGCGGCAGCCCGCCTAGAAGAGGTGGTTTATCGTGGGGATCTGCTTTTGGAGAAGATACAGAGTGCCTTAGCTGACATAGCCCAGTCCCAGCTGAAGACCAGAAGCAGCAGTCATAGCCAGCCTGGTCCAGATTAA